Proteins co-encoded in one Pseudomonas fluorescens genomic window:
- a CDS encoding haloacid dehalogenase type II, which yields MSFLRPKFITFDCYGTLTNFHMGTMTRELFADRVPAEQMDQFVKDFSAYRLDQVMGDWMPYDEILKTALARTCKRWGIEYREEGQLYYDAVPTWGPHPDVPAGLSKIADKIPLVIFSNASNSQIMSNVEKLGAPFHKVFTAEQAQAYKPRLAAFEYMLDNLNCGPEDILHVSSSFRYDLMPAHDMKIKNKAFVARGHEVPGNAFYSYHQIPDIGGLAGLVGL from the coding sequence ATGAGCTTTCTTCGCCCCAAATTCATTACCTTCGACTGCTACGGAACGCTGACCAATTTCCACATGGGCACGATGACCCGCGAACTCTTCGCTGATCGCGTACCCGCCGAGCAGATGGATCAGTTCGTCAAGGATTTCTCGGCCTATCGCCTGGACCAGGTCATGGGCGACTGGATGCCGTATGACGAGATTCTCAAGACCGCTCTGGCGCGTACCTGCAAGCGCTGGGGAATCGAATACCGCGAAGAAGGCCAGCTGTATTACGACGCCGTTCCGACCTGGGGTCCGCACCCGGACGTACCGGCCGGCCTGTCGAAAATCGCCGACAAGATTCCCCTGGTGATTTTCTCCAACGCCAGCAACAGCCAGATCATGTCCAACGTCGAAAAACTCGGCGCACCTTTTCACAAGGTCTTCACGGCCGAACAGGCACAAGCCTACAAACCACGTCTGGCGGCGTTCGAGTACATGCTCGACAACCTCAACTGCGGCCCGGAAGACATCTTGCATGTGTCCTCCAGCTTCCGTTACGACCTGATGCCGGCCCACGACATGAAGATCAAGAACAAGGCCTTCGTCGCCCGCGGCCACGAAGTACCGGGCAATGCCTTCTACAGCTACCACCAGATCCCGGACATCGGCGGTCTGGCCGGGCTGGTCGGCCTGTAA
- a CDS encoding NAD(P)/FAD-dependent oxidoreductase produces MGSESYWLDSAPAFTGAQLGGLPGQVDVAIVGGGFTGLAAARALALKGASVVVLEAGRVIGEASGRNGGQCNTGMAQDYASLSASLGADRARAYYKAYESAVQSVVSLVEQEQIACDLLRNGKLKLAAKPLHYEGLARTCELIRNEVDADVELLSAEQTRTEVNSAQFHGGLLQRNGVQMHVGRFGVGLAEAAVRHGALIHQGTSVLDWKARAGGYQVNTSKGSLHAGQVLLATGACQHGGLGWYRRRIVPVGSFVIATEVLPQALIDQLLPGRRAYVTSRMIGNYFRLTPDNRLLFGGRARFAMSDSVNDAKSGKVLQAAMIQMFPQLAGIRIDYCWGGLVDMTSDRLPRAGQHGGVFHSMGYSGHGVQMSVHMGQVMADVMAGNAEANPWRELDWPAIPGHFGKPWFLPLVGAYYRFQDYLH; encoded by the coding sequence ATGGGCAGTGAATCCTACTGGCTCGACAGCGCACCGGCCTTCACCGGCGCACAGCTCGGCGGTTTGCCCGGGCAAGTCGATGTAGCCATCGTCGGTGGCGGTTTCACCGGGCTGGCGGCGGCCCGGGCCCTGGCGCTCAAGGGCGCCAGTGTGGTGGTGCTGGAAGCCGGGCGGGTGATCGGCGAGGCTTCGGGACGCAATGGCGGGCAGTGCAACACGGGGATGGCGCAGGATTACGCCAGCCTCAGCGCCAGTCTCGGTGCCGATCGGGCGAGAGCCTATTACAAGGCTTACGAAAGTGCCGTGCAAAGCGTTGTGTCGCTGGTTGAGCAGGAGCAGATCGCCTGTGACCTGTTGCGTAACGGCAAGCTGAAACTGGCGGCAAAACCGCTGCACTACGAAGGGTTGGCCCGCACCTGCGAGCTGATTCGTAACGAAGTCGATGCCGATGTTGAATTGCTGTCTGCCGAACAGACCCGCACCGAAGTCAACTCTGCGCAGTTCCATGGCGGCCTGCTGCAGCGCAATGGCGTGCAGATGCACGTCGGCCGTTTCGGTGTCGGTCTGGCAGAAGCGGCGGTGCGTCACGGCGCACTGATTCATCAGGGCACCTCGGTGCTCGACTGGAAAGCCCGCGCCGGCGGTTATCAGGTCAACACCAGCAAGGGTTCGCTGCACGCCGGGCAGGTTCTGCTGGCGACCGGCGCCTGTCAGCACGGTGGTCTGGGCTGGTATCGGCGGCGGATTGTGCCGGTGGGCAGTTTCGTGATTGCCACCGAGGTTCTGCCTCAGGCGCTGATCGATCAGCTGCTGCCGGGACGCCGCGCTTATGTCACCAGCCGAATGATCGGTAACTACTTCCGCCTGACCCCGGACAACCGCTTGCTGTTTGGCGGGCGTGCGCGGTTTGCCATGTCTGACAGTGTCAACGATGCCAAGAGCGGCAAGGTGCTGCAGGCGGCAATGATCCAGATGTTCCCGCAACTGGCAGGCATCAGGATCGATTACTGCTGGGGCGGCCTGGTAGACATGACCTCCGACCGTTTGCCGCGAGCCGGCCAGCACGGCGGCGTGTTCCACTCGATGGGCTACAGCGGCCACGGCGTGCAGATGTCGGTGCACATGGGGCAGGTCATGGCCGACGTGATGGCCGGCAATGCCGAGGCCAACCCCTGGCGTGAACTCGACTGGCCGGCGATCCCCGGGCATTTCGGCAAGCCGTGGTTCCTGCCTTTGGTGGGCGCCTACTACCGCTTTCAGGACTATTTGCACTGA
- a CDS encoding carbonic anhydrase: protein MRDIIDGFLRFQREVYPQRVELFRQLATEQNPKALFVTCSDSRVVPELLTQREPGELFVIRNAGNIVPSYGPEPGGVSATVEYAVAVLGVRDIVICGHSDCGAMGAISRCTCLDHLPAVANWLRHSDAAKAINAAHEFDTPRAKLDGLVRENVIAQLANLRTHPSVALALEQGRLNLHGWVYDIEAGCIDALDGATRSFVKLSDSPATVAVAARNVDQL, encoded by the coding sequence ATGCGTGACATTATTGATGGCTTTCTGCGTTTTCAACGCGAGGTGTATCCACAACGCGTCGAGCTTTTCAGGCAGCTCGCGACCGAGCAAAACCCGAAGGCGTTGTTCGTAACATGCTCGGACAGTCGTGTAGTACCTGAACTTCTCACACAGCGCGAACCGGGTGAGCTGTTCGTGATCCGCAACGCCGGCAACATTGTGCCGTCGTATGGTCCTGAACCGGGCGGTGTTTCGGCCACAGTGGAATATGCGGTTGCAGTGCTCGGTGTACGGGACATCGTGATCTGCGGCCACTCGGATTGCGGAGCGATGGGCGCGATTTCACGCTGCACATGTCTGGATCACCTTCCGGCCGTTGCAAACTGGCTTCGCCATTCGGACGCCGCGAAAGCGATCAATGCTGCGCATGAGTTCGATACGCCGCGTGCCAAGCTGGATGGCCTGGTTCGTGAAAACGTGATCGCACAACTGGCGAACTTGCGGACTCATCCATCGGTGGCGCTTGCGCTTGAGCAAGGACGCTTGAATTTGCATGGCTGGGTCTATGACATCGAGGCGGGTTGCATCGATGCACTGGATGGCGCGACTCGGAGCTTCGTCAAGCTTTCCGATTCACCGGCGACCGTGGCAGTCGCTGCGCGCAACGTCGATCAGTTGTAG
- a CDS encoding GNAT family N-acetyltransferase yields MSTPRPSYVYRPMTADDLPKAHALSVQLKWPHRLDDWAMLQRVSKGFVVLDGERLIGTAFACPQGDFTTIGLVIVSDDYQGQGIGRKLMEHALQACQSSTAILNATVAGAPLYASQGFVEFGRIQQHQGQVQAALPGPLADGEECRPLREADHARVLELANAGSGLDRQAVLTDLFAVVEHSVGIVRDGQLRAFALLRPFGRGRCIGPLIAENLEQAQHLITTLLAKVPDAFVRIDIPADCGLADWLEGAGLKKVDTVAQMSRGPAPQASNGVRQFALVTQAIG; encoded by the coding sequence ATGTCTACCCCGCGTCCGTCCTACGTCTATCGGCCGATGACTGCCGACGACCTGCCCAAGGCCCATGCACTGTCCGTGCAATTGAAGTGGCCCCATCGACTCGACGACTGGGCCATGCTGCAAAGGGTCAGCAAGGGCTTTGTCGTACTTGATGGCGAACGTTTGATCGGCACCGCGTTCGCCTGCCCGCAAGGTGATTTCACGACTATTGGCCTGGTCATTGTCAGTGACGATTACCAAGGCCAGGGCATCGGGCGAAAGCTCATGGAACACGCGCTGCAGGCTTGCCAGTCAAGCACGGCGATATTGAATGCAACCGTGGCCGGCGCACCGCTGTATGCCAGCCAGGGTTTTGTCGAGTTTGGCCGAATTCAGCAGCATCAGGGCCAGGTGCAAGCTGCCCTGCCCGGGCCATTGGCAGACGGTGAAGAATGCCGCCCACTGCGCGAAGCGGATCATGCGCGGGTGCTGGAACTGGCCAATGCCGGGAGCGGACTGGATCGGCAAGCGGTGCTCACCGATCTGTTCGCTGTCGTCGAGCATTCGGTGGGCATCGTGCGCGACGGTCAGTTGCGCGCCTTCGCCCTGCTGCGCCCGTTCGGTCGCGGTCGTTGCATCGGCCCATTGATCGCCGAAAACCTTGAGCAGGCCCAACACCTGATCACGACATTGCTGGCCAAGGTACCGGACGCCTTTGTGCGCATCGATATTCCAGCGGATTGTGGTCTGGCCGATTGGCTGGAAGGCGCCGGCCTGAAAAAGGTCGACACCGTGGCACAAATGTCCCGCGGTCCGGCACCGCAAGCAAGCAACGGCGTTCGGCAGTTTGCCCTGGTCACTCAAGCCATTGGCTGA
- a CDS encoding cupin domain-containing protein, translating to MFEPCIMLLARADGSRVDTSFKQQSLNAADPFSTGRQIAWSGSDGASAGIVEAGESLDIKDFPHTEVIVVHAGHVTLKTRERTLVLAVGASAVIGRGTDVRIEAQTGTRWAFCAMATQGATPGLTLLDPLAHLSPSAAPEQQILIGPTPQCRSRNAFEDATTDLRVGVWDSTPYERHGRPHKLNELMYLIEGTVTLQTSEGLSVTVNTGDSVFVARGAPCAWKSTRYVRKVYAVK from the coding sequence ATGTTCGAACCTTGCATCATGCTGTTGGCTCGCGCCGATGGCAGTCGCGTCGACACCTCTTTCAAACAGCAATCCTTGAACGCTGCCGACCCCTTCTCGACCGGACGTCAGATCGCCTGGTCAGGGAGCGACGGTGCGTCTGCCGGCATCGTCGAAGCAGGCGAAAGCCTTGATATCAAGGACTTCCCGCACACCGAGGTGATCGTGGTTCATGCGGGGCACGTGACGTTGAAAACCCGGGAGCGGACACTGGTACTGGCCGTCGGCGCCAGCGCGGTCATCGGCCGGGGCACGGACGTGCGGATCGAAGCACAGACCGGCACCCGGTGGGCGTTTTGCGCCATGGCCACCCAAGGCGCGACGCCTGGCCTGACCTTGCTCGACCCGCTGGCGCACCTGTCTCCCTCCGCCGCGCCGGAACAACAGATTCTGATCGGTCCAACCCCGCAATGCCGGTCACGTAATGCCTTCGAAGATGCCACAACCGATCTGCGTGTCGGCGTGTGGGACTCGACGCCCTACGAACGTCACGGTCGCCCGCACAAGCTCAATGAGCTGATGTATCTGATCGAAGGAACCGTAACGTTGCAGACGTCTGAGGGGTTGAGCGTGACCGTCAATACCGGCGACAGCGTGTTTGTTGCGCGCGGTGCGCCGTGCGCCTGGAAAAGCACGCGCTATGTACGCAAAGTGTATGCGGTTAAATAG